Proteins from a single region of Candidatus Methanosuratincola sp.:
- a CDS encoding cation-transporting P-type ATPase, translating into MELLEYPHAEEIESIERSLETSRSGLSQEEALRRLELYGKNLLEEEKPSRLRAFLRQFKSILIYVLIIASVIAIALDKIEDFFVIISIVMLNGVLGFWQEMKAEASIRALKKMAESRATVLRDGEEVVVPSSELVPGDVVIVREGDVVSADIRVFESEGLMVDEATITGESVPASKDESVVLPADTPPYDMVNMLFSGTTVVRGSGTGYVCRTGRRTYLASIAERAKESSPDSPLTFAVREFFKRYVFLLIAIFSAVGIIGYSQGRELGNLAYLLVAQMVSAVPEGLPLVITIVMVVGAVNLSRRKTLARYLPSVETLGSATVIASDKTGTITEGKLEVKEAVVIDEELARLGAALCNDSDGEKGDPIDLALSRWVGEDYCGIREEHRRVWAFPFDTKRRMMATANEVRGSRILFVKGAFEEIRRIAVNPEEAERLAREEEGMASRGLRIIAIAAGEWNSNAPEEWRVRVVALVGFLDPPKEGVREAVATAKRAGIRVMMITGDHPLTAKAIAEEVGIWGEGDGVLTGVEVDGMDGGALYEALKRTTVVARALPETKYRIVKTLQERGEIVSVTGDGVNDVPALKVADLGIAMGSGSEAAKSVSKMVILDSNLRVIVDAIRIGRVIADNVRKVIYYLLSTNMMQIVLLSVAVFLGYPIPLFPIQILWINIVTDGVQDKFFPFAKEEGDVMARRPRRPKDQFFDKVQVFRIGFFGVTTGVAALLLFRYLIYQYGYEMAVAVTFTTVAAAQWFNGIQAQKEREPFLRNIGRSFWINPYAYAGVGIGLLLQLFAIYAVPGIFGAIPLGLEHWAYVVGFCLFAFLVAEVRKVLEKILFRE; encoded by the coding sequence ATGGAACTTCTTGAGTACCCGCACGCAGAGGAGATCGAGAGCATAGAGAGGAGCCTCGAGACCTCCAGGTCCGGGCTGAGCCAAGAAGAAGCCCTGAGGAGGCTCGAACTTTATGGCAAGAACCTCCTGGAGGAGGAGAAGCCTTCGAGGCTCAGGGCGTTCCTCCGGCAGTTCAAGAGCATACTGATATACGTGCTCATCATCGCGTCTGTGATCGCTATCGCGCTGGACAAGATAGAGGACTTCTTCGTAATCATATCCATCGTGATGCTGAACGGGGTCCTCGGCTTCTGGCAGGAGATGAAGGCCGAGGCGTCGATACGGGCCCTCAAGAAGATGGCGGAGAGCAGGGCGACGGTCCTGAGGGACGGGGAGGAGGTCGTCGTGCCGTCCTCCGAGCTCGTCCCCGGGGACGTCGTCATCGTCAGGGAGGGCGATGTCGTGAGCGCAGACATCAGGGTCTTCGAGAGCGAGGGGTTGATGGTTGACGAGGCGACGATAACGGGGGAGTCGGTCCCTGCCTCCAAGGACGAGTCGGTCGTCCTCCCGGCAGATACCCCGCCCTACGACATGGTCAACATGCTGTTCTCCGGGACCACTGTTGTGAGGGGATCGGGGACGGGATACGTCTGCAGGACTGGGAGGAGGACTTACCTGGCATCGATCGCCGAGCGGGCTAAGGAGAGTTCCCCGGACAGCCCCCTGACCTTCGCTGTGAGGGAGTTCTTCAAGAGGTACGTCTTCCTTCTGATCGCGATATTTTCAGCGGTCGGGATCATCGGCTATTCCCAGGGGCGCGAGCTCGGAAACCTTGCGTACCTCCTCGTCGCCCAGATGGTCTCTGCCGTACCTGAGGGGCTTCCGCTGGTGATAACGATCGTCATGGTGGTCGGAGCGGTTAACCTCAGCAGGAGGAAGACGCTCGCGAGGTACCTGCCGTCGGTCGAGACCCTGGGGAGCGCCACGGTGATCGCGTCGGACAAGACGGGGACGATCACCGAGGGGAAGCTCGAGGTCAAGGAGGCGGTGGTCATCGACGAGGAGCTCGCAAGGCTCGGGGCCGCGCTCTGCAACGACTCCGACGGCGAGAAGGGGGATCCGATTGACCTCGCCCTGAGCAGGTGGGTCGGGGAAGATTACTGCGGGATCAGGGAGGAGCACAGGAGGGTCTGGGCATTCCCATTCGACACCAAGAGGAGGATGATGGCGACCGCCAACGAGGTCCGCGGGTCGAGGATCCTGTTCGTAAAGGGTGCGTTCGAGGAGATCAGGAGGATCGCGGTGAACCCGGAGGAGGCGGAGAGGCTAGCCCGGGAGGAGGAGGGGATGGCGTCCAGGGGCCTCAGGATAATCGCGATAGCCGCAGGGGAGTGGAACTCGAACGCCCCCGAGGAGTGGAGGGTCCGGGTCGTCGCGCTGGTCGGGTTCCTAGACCCCCCGAAGGAGGGGGTGAGGGAGGCGGTCGCGACCGCGAAGAGGGCCGGGATCAGGGTCATGATGATCACCGGGGACCACCCGCTAACCGCGAAGGCGATTGCGGAGGAGGTCGGCATATGGGGCGAGGGGGACGGCGTCCTGACCGGCGTCGAGGTCGACGGCATGGACGGGGGCGCCCTCTACGAGGCGCTGAAGAGAACCACGGTGGTGGCGAGGGCCCTGCCGGAGACGAAGTACAGGATCGTCAAGACGCTGCAGGAGAGGGGCGAGATAGTCTCCGTGACCGGGGACGGGGTGAACGACGTGCCCGCGCTGAAGGTGGCCGACCTCGGGATCGCGATGGGATCCGGGAGCGAGGCTGCGAAGAGCGTATCGAAGATGGTCATACTCGACAGCAACCTGAGGGTGATAGTCGACGCGATAAGGATCGGGAGGGTGATAGCGGACAATGTCAGGAAGGTGATCTACTACCTCCTATCCACCAACATGATGCAGATAGTCCTGCTCTCCGTCGCGGTCTTCTTGGGATACCCGATCCCGCTCTTCCCGATACAGATACTCTGGATCAACATAGTTACGGACGGGGTGCAGGACAAGTTCTTCCCGTTCGCGAAGGAGGAGGGGGACGTGATGGCGAGGAGGCCGAGGAGGCCCAAGGACCAGTTCTTCGACAAGGTGCAGGTCTTCAGGATAGGGTTCTTCGGCGTCACGACGGGAGTCGCGGCGCTATTACTCTTCAGGTACCTGATTTACCAGTACGGATACGAGATGGCGGTCGCGGTGACCTTCACGACCGTGGCGGCTGCCCAGTGGTTCAACGGCATACAGGCACAGAAGGAGAGGGAGCCGTTCTTGAGGAACATCGGGAGGAGCTTCTGGATCAACCCCTACGCCTACGCGGGAGTCGGGATCGGGCTCCTGCTGCAGCTTTTCGCGATCTACGCGGTGCCTGGCATCTTCGGCGCTATTCCGCTCGGGCTGGAGCACTGGGCGTACGTGGTAGGGTTCTGCCTGTTCGCTTTCCTAGTCGCTGAAGTGAGGAAGGTGCTCGAGAAGATCCTCTTCAGGGAGTGA